The DNA sequence ACGTCACGAACGTTCTCCTCGATCTGCAGGTGGCTGTAGGTCTCTCGCGCGGTACTGAGGGCCCAGTATCCGACGTCCGCACCCCGAATGCTGACTCAGTGTGCCCTAACTTCGGCGCGTTACTGATACTAGACGTTGCGTATATTAGCCATCCCCGGTCTCGGAGTTCGAGCGGAATACGGTAGGGACCGATGAGCGAGTCGTACCCGACGCTGATGTCCCCGCTACGGCTGGGCCGGGTCACCCTGCCCAATCGCGTGGTGATGGGCTCGATGCACACCGGGCTGGAAGACCGCGCCGCACACACCGACCGGCTGGCGCACTACTTCGCCGAGCGGGCCCGCGGTGGAGTCGGCCTGATCATCACCGGTGGTTACGCGCCCAACCGCACCGGCTGGCTGCTGCCGTTCGGTGCGCAGCTGACCAGCACGGCGCAGGCCCGTCGGCACCGGCGGATCACCGGCGCGGTGCACGACGCGGGCGGCCGGATCCTGCTGCAGATCCTGCATGCCGGCCGCTACGCCTACCACCCGTTGTCGGTCAGCGCCTCGTCGATCAAAGCCCCCATCAACCCGTTTCGGCCGCGGGCGCTGACCGATCGCGGGGTGCGCCGCACCATCGAGGACTTCGTGCGCTGCGCGCGGCTGGCCCGCGAAGCCGGCTATGACGGGGTCGAGATCATGGGCAGTGAGGGCTATCTGCTCAACCAGTTCCTGACGCCGTGCACCAACCGGCGCACCGATCGTTGGGGCGGCACCCCGGAGAACCGCCGGCGGCTGCCGGTCGAGATCATCCGGCGCACCCGTGCGGCCGTGGGCGCGGACTTCGTCATCTGCTACCGGATATCAATGGCCGACTATGTTCCCGACGGCCAGAACTGGACCGAAATCCTCTCGCTGGCAAGCGAAATCGAAGCAGCCGGTGCCGACGTGATCAACTCGGGCTTCGGCTGGCACGAGGCGCGGGTGCCGACCATCGTCACCTCCGTGCCGGGCGCGGCATTCGTCGACCTCTCCGCAGCGGTGGCCCGCCACGTCGGGATCCCGGTGATCGCCAGCAACCGGATCAACATGCCGCAGGCCGCCGAGGCGATCCTCGCCGACACCGCGGTCTCGGCGATCTCGATGGCACGCCCGCTGCTGGCCGATCCGGACTGGGTGACCAAGGCCCGGGCCGGACGACCCGACGAGATCAACACCTGCATCGCGTGCAACCAGGCCTGCCTGGATCATGTGTTCGCGCACCGCACGGCGTCCTGCCTGCTCAATCCGCGGGCCTGCCACGAAACCCGGTTGGTGCTCTCCCCCACCAGGGCGGCGCGGTCGGTGGCGGTCGTCGGCGCCGGGCCTGCCGGTCTGGCCGCGGCCGTCGGCGCCGCCCAGCGCGGTCACCGGGTGACGTTGTTCGAGGCCGCCGACACCATCGGCGGCCAATTCGACCTGGCCCGTCGCATCCCCGGCAAGGAGGAGTTCGGCCAGACGCTGCGCTACTTCACCACGATGCTGGCCAAGCACCGGGTCGAGGTGCGCCTGGGCCACCGTGTCGACGCCGGCGACCTCACCGAATTCGACGACGTGGTGCTGGCCACCGGGGTACGGCCGCGGACTCCCGACATCCCCGGCGTCGACCACCCGATGGTGCTCAG is a window from the Mycolicibacterium anyangense genome containing:
- a CDS encoding NADPH-dependent 2,4-dienoyl-CoA reductase yields the protein MSESYPTLMSPLRLGRVTLPNRVVMGSMHTGLEDRAAHTDRLAHYFAERARGGVGLIITGGYAPNRTGWLLPFGAQLTSTAQARRHRRITGAVHDAGGRILLQILHAGRYAYHPLSVSASSIKAPINPFRPRALTDRGVRRTIEDFVRCARLAREAGYDGVEIMGSEGYLLNQFLTPCTNRRTDRWGGTPENRRRLPVEIIRRTRAAVGADFVICYRISMADYVPDGQNWTEILSLASEIEAAGADVINSGFGWHEARVPTIVTSVPGAAFVDLSAAVARHVGIPVIASNRINMPQAAEAILADTAVSAISMARPLLADPDWVTKARAGRPDEINTCIACNQACLDHVFAHRTASCLLNPRACHETRLVLSPTRAARSVAVVGAGPAGLAAAVGAAQRGHRVTLFEAADTIGGQFDLARRIPGKEEFGQTLRYFTTMLAKHRVEVRLGHRVDAGDLTEFDDVVLATGVRPRTPDIPGVDHPMVLSYPEAITGSRPVGPRAAVIGAGGIGFDVTELLTTVASTTLDLGQWKAQWGVVDPAEARGGVAAPLPAPPAREVWLLQRGKAPQGSGLGRTSGWVHRASLRGKGVHQLCEVNYERIDDRGLHVSFGARRRRAQVLAVDSIVICAGQESVCDLADALRARGIEPRVVGGAAQAAEVDAKRAIRQGTEVAAAL